From the genome of Ignavibacteriales bacterium, one region includes:
- a CDS encoding DUF1844 domain-containing protein, translating into MTSAEKNVSLFFSLVMTFQAAAMQQMGKLKNPISDKIERDLQQAQLSIDILDMLEEKTRGNLSENETKLLKGILQELKLNYVDEMSKEQPSAKKK; encoded by the coding sequence ATGACTTCAGCAGAAAAGAATGTTTCGCTTTTTTTTAGTTTGGTCATGACTTTTCAAGCGGCGGCAATGCAGCAGATGGGAAAACTCAAAAATCCCATTTCAGATAAAATTGAACGAGATCTTCAGCAAGCGCAATTATCTATCGATATTCTCGATATGCTTGAAGAAAAAACACGCGGAAATTTGTCAGAAAATGAAACTAAATTATTGAAAGGCATCCTGCAGGAATTGAAGTTGAATTATGTTGACGAGATGTCAAAAGAACAGCCGTCAGCGAAAAAGAAATAG
- a CDS encoding NAD(+)/NADH kinase, with the protein MRFGIAGNLDKTELPKVVERLITRFKKEEVPYVLHTAMAKGLRGKIDKRLLSQSPVVSEQKLPSACDILISLGGDGTILRMARLVSSRATPILGINLGKLGFLAEVSLEELDECLTEIISGDYIVEDRMMLQARIGKSKINVHALNDVVLHQTGSSRMFSVKTFVNGEFLSKFIGDGIIIATPTGSTAYALSNGGPIVTPTNHLILISPICPHTLTARTVVVPEESIITLKVETATGKIHLAADGQQQALLLPPVEISIERSPLATKLVKRKNRSYYDVLRRKLNWGKDARNL; encoded by the coding sequence ATGAGATTTGGAATTGCTGGAAATTTAGATAAAACAGAATTGCCGAAAGTCGTTGAACGACTGATCACACGGTTCAAAAAAGAAGAAGTACCGTACGTTCTTCATACAGCGATGGCAAAGGGATTGCGCGGAAAGATAGACAAACGCCTCCTAAGTCAGTCGCCTGTCGTATCTGAACAGAAGCTGCCGTCAGCGTGCGACATTCTCATTTCGCTCGGCGGTGATGGAACGATCCTCCGAATGGCGCGGCTCGTCAGCAGTAGGGCGACTCCAATCTTAGGTATTAATCTTGGTAAGTTAGGGTTTCTTGCAGAAGTCTCGCTGGAAGAACTTGATGAATGCCTGACTGAAATCATTAGCGGCGATTATATAGTTGAAGATCGCATGATGCTGCAGGCACGGATCGGAAAATCAAAAATAAATGTGCATGCATTAAATGATGTTGTTCTTCATCAGACCGGTTCTTCGCGGATGTTCAGTGTGAAGACATTTGTGAACGGTGAATTTCTTTCTAAATTTATTGGCGATGGTATTATTATTGCGACCCCCACAGGATCGACGGCGTATGCTCTTTCGAATGGCGGCCCAATAGTGACGCCTACGAATCATTTGATTCTTATCAGCCCTATTTGTCCGCATACATTAACAGCAAGAACCGTGGTGGTGCCGGAAGAATCAATCATCACTCTTAAAGTTGAAACAGCAACCGGAAAGATTCATCTTGCCGCTGACGGTCAACAGCAGGCATTATTGCTGCCTCCTGTGGAAATCAGCATCGAACGTTCACCGCTCGCGACAAAACTTGTGAAGCGAAAGAACAGAAGCTATTACGATGTGCTGCGAAGAAAACTTAACTGGGGAAAGGATGCTCGAAATTTGTAA
- a CDS encoding M6 family metalloprotease domain-containing protein produces MFRFQILRVSALLFILILAVSTLWSAPLSFVPIELVQPDGTRLHVFASGDEFYNWVHDKDSYTIIQDPTSHYYVYAILGKGKLLPSSSIVGRIDPKVTGLTPAVNVFPVYSQRQTFAKATYASMVSKTGQTSEFSNLVIFIRFQLEPEFSDTSANLYDSQFNSPSGPSLKEYYQEVSYSQLAVSSYIIQRSGNAIVSYQDSHQRGYYLKYDAVTNPLGYTTDADAREANLLRNAITAVTKDLPTSLNLDGNGDGNVDNVTFVVSGTAAGWADLLWPHMSTMSSSPAISINGKIVSSYNFQLDKMLDVGVLCHEMGHSVGMPDLYRYTNTAISPCGTWDIMCGGSAHMTNYLKYKYGKWISSIPEISADGTYWLKVSTSPTNNVYKIKSPRSVREYFVLEFRKENGLYESLLPGSGLIVYRINERVSGNASGPPDEIYVYRPNGTLWINGNPSQAYLSSESGRTTLGDSTNPASFLSDGFPGGLSIKNIGSSSGDSIRFDVHIVPSVPITNDYSASMTNYSWIDISNSGNAIQNWMNGTASRDSSFDDGYTANAIPLGFKFTYYGNKYDSIYVGINGLVSFTQKALNINSSGFSSLNSFGYFSDGIYWPGNTQFPASIAVAYNDYDLNPKDTYGGGRILYQTLGNRFILSWINVGTFEQKGDTSNSFQLVLDASNSSITVNFQNFGLTATRQAIKIGIQKDSTNGLSWLEAGDYTERIPSNGSSVIIAPSVSTGIAEPTGVPTPFALEQNYPNPFNPTTHMKFEMKATGLVSLKIYDMLGREVETLESGEKLPGTYEMVWDASRFASGIYFYRLSTGKFSQVRKMILMK; encoded by the coding sequence ATGTTCCGATTCCAGATTTTACGGGTTTCTGCCCTTCTATTCATTCTCATTCTCGCCGTTTCAACGTTGTGGTCGGCTCCACTATCATTTGTTCCTATCGAGTTGGTGCAGCCGGATGGAACACGATTGCATGTATTTGCCAGCGGCGACGAATTCTATAATTGGGTGCATGACAAAGACAGTTATACTATCATTCAGGATCCAACCTCACATTACTATGTCTATGCGATTTTGGGAAAGGGGAAACTTCTTCCGTCGTCCTCTATTGTCGGCAGGATTGATCCTAAAGTCACAGGATTGACACCGGCAGTAAATGTTTTTCCAGTATATTCACAACGGCAGACATTTGCAAAAGCAACGTACGCATCGATGGTTTCAAAAACCGGTCAGACCAGCGAATTTTCCAATCTTGTGATCTTCATACGGTTTCAATTGGAACCGGAATTCAGCGACACCTCCGCTAACTTGTATGATTCACAATTTAATTCACCCTCCGGTCCTTCGCTCAAAGAGTATTATCAAGAAGTTTCATATAGCCAGCTCGCGGTTTCGAGTTATATTATTCAGCGCTCGGGGAATGCGATAGTTTCATATCAGGACAGCCACCAGCGCGGGTATTACCTCAAATACGATGCTGTCACGAATCCTTTGGGATATACAACCGATGCGGATGCACGAGAAGCGAATCTTCTACGCAATGCGATAACGGCGGTTACGAAGGATCTTCCTACTTCGCTTAATCTGGACGGTAATGGTGACGGAAACGTAGACAATGTGACCTTCGTTGTTTCTGGTACTGCTGCGGGCTGGGCAGATCTTCTCTGGCCGCATATGTCTACAATGTCGTCATCGCCTGCGATATCTATTAATGGAAAGATAGTCTCGTCGTACAATTTCCAGCTTGATAAAATGCTTGACGTGGGAGTGCTCTGCCATGAAATGGGACACAGCGTGGGTATGCCTGATCTTTACCGTTATACAAATACGGCCATCAGTCCATGCGGCACGTGGGATATTATGTGTGGCGGCAGCGCCCACATGACAAATTATTTGAAATATAAATACGGCAAATGGATTTCTTCGATCCCGGAAATTTCTGCCGATGGTACATACTGGCTTAAAGTGTCGACCTCTCCAACGAACAATGTGTATAAAATCAAATCGCCAAGAAGTGTACGGGAATATTTCGTTCTGGAATTTCGGAAAGAGAACGGACTTTACGAAAGTCTGCTTCCGGGAAGTGGATTAATTGTATACAGGATCAATGAACGAGTGAGCGGCAACGCTTCAGGTCCTCCTGATGAAATATACGTGTATCGACCGAATGGAACGCTCTGGATAAACGGGAATCCTTCTCAGGCATATTTGAGCAGCGAGTCTGGCCGAACCACACTAGGCGATTCCACAAATCCCGCCAGTTTTTTAAGTGATGGATTTCCGGGCGGTTTATCGATTAAAAATATTGGTTCTTCCAGCGGGGATTCTATAAGGTTTGATGTTCATATTGTACCAAGTGTCCCTATCACAAACGACTATTCTGCAAGTATGACAAATTATTCCTGGATAGATATTTCAAACTCAGGTAATGCTATTCAGAACTGGATGAACGGAACGGCAAGCCGCGATTCATCTTTTGATGATGGATATACGGCAAATGCCATTCCGCTGGGATTTAAGTTCACGTACTATGGGAATAAATACGATTCCATATATGTTGGGATTAACGGTCTGGTGAGCTTTACACAAAAGGCGCTCAATATTAACAGCAGCGGATTTTCTTCATTGAACTCATTTGGATATTTCAGCGACGGAATTTATTGGCCGGGCAACACACAATTCCCTGCATCGATTGCTGTGGCGTATAATGATTATGATTTGAATCCGAAGGACACGTACGGAGGCGGAAGAATTTTGTATCAAACATTGGGGAATCGGTTTATTCTCAGTTGGATCAACGTCGGTACATTTGAACAGAAAGGAGATACGTCGAATTCATTCCAACTCGTGCTAGATGCTTCAAACAGTTCGATAACCGTCAACTTTCAGAACTTTGGATTGACTGCGACACGGCAGGCGATCAAGATAGGAATTCAAAAGGATTCGACCAACGGACTAAGCTGGCTTGAAGCGGGGGATTATACTGAACGGATTCCGTCAAATGGAAGCAGTGTGATTATTGCACCTTCGGTAAGCACTGGCATTGCAGAGCCAACTGGCGTGCCGACACCATTTGCGCTTGAGCAGAATTATCCCAATCCATTCAATCCAACGACGCATATGAAATTTGAGATGAAAGCGACGGGATTGGTCTCGCTCAAAATCTATGATATGCTTGGACGCGAAGTGGAGACATTGGAGAGCGGAGAAAAACTGCCTGGAACATATGAGATGGTCTGGGATGCCAGCCGTTTTGCCAGCGGAATATATTTCTATCGTCTGAGCACGGGAAAATTTTCTCAGGTCAGGAAGATGATTTTGATGAAGTAA
- a CDS encoding DUF971 domain-containing protein, translating to MIATQIKLSSPVELSIKWDDGHASIISLRTLRDSCPCAGCQGETILLKTYKPEPQQHLPGRYNLTGIQQVGHYALQLSWGDGHSTGIYTWEILRNLCECQICLAQNIDNEQKL from the coding sequence ATGATTGCTACACAAATAAAATTATCTTCACCGGTTGAACTTTCTATAAAATGGGATGATGGTCATGCGAGCATCATCTCTCTCCGCACGCTGCGTGATAGTTGTCCCTGTGCAGGATGTCAAGGTGAAACAATTTTACTCAAAACGTACAAGCCGGAACCGCAGCAGCATCTTCCCGGAAGATATAATCTCACTGGTATTCAACAGGTTGGCCATTATGCTCTTCAGCTTTCTTGGGGTGATGGGCATTCCACCGGTATATACACGTGGGAGATTTTGAGAAATCTCTGCGAATGTCAAATCTGCCTTGCGCAAAACATTGATAATGAACAAAAGCTATAA
- the pyrR gene encoding bifunctional pyr operon transcriptional regulator/uracil phosphoribosyltransferase PyrR, which yields MMMKTKVLDADGLRRTVNRLSHEVVEKNRGVQDVVLVGIRTRGEFLAHRVAKKIAEIENMNVQVGVLDITLYRDDLRGRLDQPELKSSEILFDIRGKVIVLIDDVLFTGRTIRSALNALMDLGRPSEIQLLVLVDRGHRELPIKADFVGKNVPTAREQEVQVAMMETDEEDAVYLIENKGKEDEQ from the coding sequence ATGATGATGAAAACAAAAGTGCTCGACGCCGATGGTCTTCGGCGAACTGTGAACCGTCTCTCCCACGAAGTGGTGGAGAAAAATAGAGGTGTGCAGGATGTTGTGCTCGTTGGGATCAGAACGCGAGGCGAATTCCTTGCTCATCGTGTTGCGAAGAAAATAGCAGAAATTGAAAACATGAACGTACAGGTTGGCGTACTGGATATTACGCTCTACCGCGATGATCTGCGCGGGCGTCTTGACCAACCCGAATTGAAAAGTTCAGAAATACTTTTCGATATTCGCGGCAAAGTTATCGTTTTGATTGATGACGTGCTCTTCACAGGGCGGACAATTCGTTCAGCTCTCAATGCCTTGATGGATCTTGGACGTCCGTCTGAGATCCAGTTACTTGTACTCGTAGATCGCGGGCATCGCGAGTTACCCATCAAAGCAGATTTTGTCGGAAAGAATGTGCCCACTGCACGCGAACAGGAAGTACAAGTAGCGATGATGGAAACAGATGAAGAAGATGCAGTCTATCTGATTGAGAATAAAGGAAAGGAGGATGAACAATGA
- a CDS encoding aspartate carbamoyltransferase catalytic subunit, producing the protein MKLQSRHLLGLEGMSKEDITLILDTAASFKEILERPIKKVPPLQGKTIVNLFFESSTRTRISFELAERRLSADVVNFAASGSSVSKGETLKDTARNIEAMKIDMVVIRHSSSGAPHFLTRVVKANVINAGDGAHEHPTQALLDMMTLREKHGSLEGLRICIVGDILHSRVALSNIYGLKTMGAEISVCGPATLIPRNIEDLGVRVYHRLEDIIPHVDALNVLRIQLERQKSGLFPSLREYHRYFGVTKEKVDRALKPITIMHPGPINRDVELSADLADGPHSVILEQVTNGEAIRMSVLYLLGTSN; encoded by the coding sequence ATGAAACTGCAAAGCCGCCACTTACTCGGATTAGAAGGAATGAGCAAGGAAGACATCACACTCATACTGGATACAGCAGCATCATTCAAAGAGATTTTGGAACGGCCTATTAAGAAGGTTCCTCCTCTGCAAGGAAAGACGATTGTGAATTTGTTTTTCGAAAGTTCTACGCGCACAAGAATTTCATTTGAGCTTGCGGAACGGCGTCTCTCGGCAGATGTTGTGAACTTTGCCGCATCCGGCAGCAGCGTCAGTAAAGGTGAAACGCTGAAGGACACAGCCCGCAATATCGAAGCGATGAAAATAGATATGGTTGTCATCAGGCACTCGTCATCAGGGGCACCGCACTTTCTCACGCGCGTCGTAAAAGCAAACGTAATCAATGCAGGCGATGGAGCACACGAGCACCCTACACAAGCCCTGCTCGATATGATGACACTGCGGGAGAAACATGGCTCACTCGAAGGATTGCGCATCTGTATCGTTGGTGACATTTTACACAGCCGCGTTGCACTTTCAAATATCTACGGATTAAAAACTATGGGTGCTGAAATATCGGTGTGCGGCCCTGCGACACTTATCCCGCGGAACATTGAAGACCTTGGCGTTCGTGTCTATCATAGATTAGAAGATATTATTCCCCACGTCGATGCGCTGAATGTTCTTCGCATTCAACTGGAGCGGCAGAAGAGCGGACTCTTCCCGTCGCTTCGTGAATACCATCGTTATTTCGGTGTGACGAAAGAAAAAGTCGATCGAGCATTGAAGCCAATCACTATTATGCATCCTGGCCCGATAAATCGAGATGTTGAGCTTTCAGCTGATCTTGCCGATGGACCGCATTCTGTCATTCTCGAACAGGTCACAAACGGTGAAGCTATCAGAATGTCGGTACTTTACTTACTTGGAACTTCCAATTGA
- a CDS encoding dihydroorotase, which produces MKLHLKSGRLIDPMKGIDVVTDMLIVDGRIERLSESLSSDKSYEVIDLKNKIIAPGFIDMHVHLREPGYEHKETIETGCASAAAGGFTAVCCMPNTNPAIDEESVARYVQEEGRRATGGLVDVYPIGAASKGRKGEELSPMAELAKAGVVAFSDDGAPIASAELMRRIFEYSSMYHLPIIQHAEESTMTKNGLMNEGFVSTRLGMPGIPPVAEELMIVRDIVLLRYVPRAKYHVAHISTTGSIDCVRRAKTEKLNITCEAAPHHFTLSDEAVESFDTNLKMSPPLRTKADVQAIKEALHDGIIDVIASDHAPHTIDEKEVEFAQAPFGIVGLETAIGLSLTELVHQKYLTFTQLIEKLSVNPRRILSLPAINIQEGERANLTLLDPTREWTVDIQSFRSKSKNSPFHGRTLKGKALGIINNGKTYFVK; this is translated from the coding sequence ATGAAACTCCACTTAAAATCTGGTCGTTTGATTGATCCCATGAAAGGGATAGATGTCGTCACGGATATGTTGATTGTTGATGGAAGGATTGAACGCCTCAGCGAATCGCTTTCTAGTGATAAGTCGTATGAAGTAATTGATCTGAAAAATAAAATTATAGCTCCTGGATTTATCGATATGCATGTGCACTTGCGTGAACCGGGATATGAACACAAAGAAACTATAGAAACAGGGTGTGCTTCTGCAGCGGCCGGCGGATTTACTGCTGTATGCTGCATGCCGAACACGAATCCGGCAATTGATGAAGAATCTGTTGCGCGCTATGTGCAGGAAGAAGGAAGACGCGCCACCGGTGGACTTGTGGATGTGTACCCCATTGGGGCGGCCTCGAAAGGACGCAAAGGCGAAGAGTTGTCGCCTATGGCTGAGTTAGCGAAAGCCGGTGTGGTCGCTTTTTCTGATGATGGAGCACCGATTGCGAGCGCGGAGTTGATGCGGCGAATTTTTGAATACTCGTCGATGTATCATTTGCCTATCATCCAGCATGCAGAAGAATCTACCATGACAAAGAATGGATTGATGAATGAAGGATTTGTATCGACGCGGCTTGGTATGCCTGGCATTCCACCGGTTGCCGAGGAGTTGATGATTGTGCGAGATATTGTTCTCTTGCGATATGTCCCAAGAGCAAAATATCACGTTGCGCACATAAGCACAACCGGATCTATCGATTGTGTACGTCGAGCGAAAACAGAAAAGTTAAATATCACCTGCGAAGCTGCGCCGCATCACTTTACTCTTTCAGATGAGGCAGTTGAAAGCTTTGATACGAACTTGAAAATGAGTCCGCCGCTGCGTACGAAGGCAGATGTGCAGGCAATAAAAGAAGCGTTGCACGATGGGATCATCGATGTCATTGCATCTGACCACGCACCGCATACAATTGATGAGAAGGAAGTTGAATTTGCACAAGCGCCGTTCGGTATTGTTGGCTTGGAAACCGCTATCGGATTGTCTCTTACGGAACTTGTTCATCAAAAATATCTCACGTTTACTCAATTGATCGAAAAGTTATCGGTCAATCCGCGCCGTATCCTTTCTTTACCAGCAATTAATATTCAGGAAGGTGAAAGAGCAAACTTAACATTGTTGGATCCAACAAGAGAGTGGACAGTGGACATTCAATCGTTCCGATCAAAATCTAAGAATTCTCCATTCCATGGACGGACATTGAAAGGAAAGGCACTCGGCATCATCAATAATGGAAAAACTTATTTCGTAAAATAG
- a CDS encoding DUF4783 domain-containing protein: MKQRSEPRLPKEVFGTPSVRLDQQHSRVSAVFQTIENGIRKCAVKEFDKELGAMVTIAIGSGERGYFSMNQAASVLSEYFSVRRPISFEFSRIHEKGGTPYATGRLVYFQKGNQESVQVYVSLMRQDSRWVINQFNIY; this comes from the coding sequence GTGAAACAACGATCTGAACCTCGTCTCCCAAAAGAAGTATTTGGCACGCCATCTGTCCGATTAGACCAGCAGCATTCCAGAGTGTCAGCTGTTTTTCAGACGATTGAGAACGGTATACGGAAATGTGCAGTAAAAGAATTTGACAAAGAACTCGGCGCAATGGTTACGATTGCCATAGGTTCTGGTGAACGCGGATATTTTTCTATGAATCAAGCAGCGTCGGTGCTCTCTGAATATTTTTCAGTACGCAGGCCCATCTCTTTCGAGTTCTCCCGTATTCATGAAAAAGGCGGCACTCCATACGCAACAGGCCGTCTTGTCTATTTCCAAAAAGGAAATCAAGAGTCAGTGCAAGTATATGTATCGCTGATGCGTCAGGATTCGCGGTGGGTCATCAATCAATTCAATATCTACTAA